One stretch of Vulpes lagopus strain Blue_001 chromosome X, ASM1834538v1, whole genome shotgun sequence DNA includes these proteins:
- the BRS3 gene encoding bombesin receptor subtype-3, producing MSQRQPQSPNETLIPITNDTESSSSLVPNDTTNKGRTGDNSPGIEALCAIYITYAVIISVGILGNAILIKVFFKTKSMQTVPNIFITSLAFGDLLLLLTCVPVDATHYLAEGWLFGRIGCKVLSFIRLTSVGVSVFTLTILSADRYKAVVKPLERQPSNAILKTCAKAGCVWIASMIIALPEAIFSNVYTLQDPDKNMTLEACTSYPVSEKLMQEIHSLLCFLVFYIIPLSIISVYYSLIARTLYKSTLNIPTEEQSHARKQIESRKRIAKTVLVLVALFALCWLPNHLLYLYHSFSYQTYVDPSAIHFIVTIFSRVLAFSNSCVNPFALYWLSKTFQQHFKAQLFCCKTELPDPPPTDTPLNNLAVMGRVPGPGSSQVSEISVTLFTGCSVKKEDDRV from the exons ATGTCTCAAAGACAGCCTCAGTCACCTAATGAGACTTTAATTCCAATCACAAATGACACAGAATCATCAAGCTCTCTCGTTCCTAATGATACCACAAATAAAGGACGGACCGGAGACAACTCTCCAGGAATAGAAGCTTTGTGTGCCATCTACATCACTTATGCTGTGATCATTTCTGTGGGCATCCTTGGAAATGCTATTCTCATCAAAGTCTTTTTCAAGACCAAATCCATGCAAACAGTtccaaatattttcatcaccagCTTGGCTTTTGGGGATCTTTTACTTCTGCTAACTTGTGTGCCAGTGGATGCAACCCACTACCTTGCAGAAGGATGGCTGTTCGGGAGAATTGGCTGTAAGGTGCTTTCTTTTATCCGGCTCACTTCTGTTGGTGTATCAGTGTTCACATTAACCATTCTCAGCGCTGACAG ATACAAGGCAGTTGTGAAGCCACTGGAGCGGCAGCCCTCCAATGCCATCCTGAAGACCTGTGCCAAAGCTGGCTGCGTCTGGATCGCGTCTATGATAATTGCTCTACCAGAGGctatattttcaaatgtgtatACTTTACAAGATCCCGACAAAAATATGACACTTGAGGCGTGTACTTCTTATCCTGTTTCTGAGAAGCTCATGCAGGAGATACATTCTCTGCTGTGTTTCTTAGTGTTCTATATTATTCCACTCTCGATTATCTCTGTCTATTATTCTCTAATTGCCAGGACTCTTTACAAAAGCACCCTGAACATACCTACTGAGGAACAGAGCCATGCTCGCAAGCAG ATTGAATCCCGGAAGAGAATTGCCAAAACCGTCCTGGTGCTGGTGGCTCTGTTTGCTCTCTGCTGGTTGCCGAATCACCTCTTGTATCTCTACCACTCATTCTCTTATCAAACCTACGTGGACCCCTCTGCCATTCATTTTATTGTCACCATTTTCTCTCGGGTTCTGGCTTTTAGCAATTCTTGCGTAAACCCCTTTGCTCTTTACTGGCTGAGCAAAACCTTCCAGCAGCATTTTAAAGCTCAGTTATTCTGTTGCAAGACAGAGCTGCCGGACCCTCCTCCCACCGATACCCCTCTTAACAACCTGGCTGTGATGGGAAGGGTCCCAGGCCCTGGAAGCTCACAGGTGTCTGAAATTAGTGTGACCTTGTTCACTGGGTGTAGTGTAAAGAAGGAAGATGACAGAGTCTag